A stretch of the Musa acuminata AAA Group cultivar baxijiao chromosome BXJ2-7, Cavendish_Baxijiao_AAA, whole genome shotgun sequence genome encodes the following:
- the LOC135616329 gene encoding uncharacterized protein LOC135616329: MCIAAWLWQSHPVYPLLLLLNRDEFHDRPTKPVAWWGDGFQKILGGRDGLAGGTWLGCTKDGRLAFLTNVLEPDLLSSAKSRGELPLRFLQDRKSPVEFAEDLVKEANEYNGFNLILADTSSKLMVYVSNRPKGEPVSVQVVSPGLHVLSNAKLDSSWPKAQRLGTSFMDIILKHGDEEISQEDMVEELMFDTTKANREKLPNTGCDPNWELNLSSVFVGVETELGRYGTRSTAALSVKTTGNVSFYEKYLENGVWKEHTVAYNIEKRQ, encoded by the exons ATGTGCATTGCTGCATGGCTTTGGCAGTCTCACCCTGTCTACCCACTTCTCCTTCTGCTCAATAGAGATGAGTTCCATGATAG GCCTACTAAACCAGTAGCATGGTGGGGAGATGGATTTCAGAAGATACTGGGAGGGAGAGATGGGTTAGCTGGTGGGACTTGGCTGGGGTGCACAAAGGATGGAAGGCTGGCTTTTTTGACTAATGTGTTGGAGCCTGACCTTCTCTCCAGTGCAAAGAGCAGAGGAGAATTGCCTCTCAGGTTCCTGCAG GATAGAAAGAGCCCTGTGGAATTTGCAGAGGATCTGGTAAAAGAAGCAAATGAATACAATGGTTTCAACCTCATATTAGCTGATACTTCTTCCAAACTCATGGTTTATGTGTCCAATCGACCTAAGGGAGAGCCTGTTTCTGTTCAAGTGGTCTCTCCAGGTCTTCATGTGCTCTCCAATGCAAAGTTGGACTCTTCTTGGCCTAAG GCGCAGCGCCTTGGCACAAGTTTCATGGACATAATTCTGAAGCATGGAGATGAAGAAATCTCGCAAGAGGACATGGTCGAAGAGCTGATGTTTGACACTACAAAGGCTAATAGAGAAAAGCTGCCTAACACCGGCTGTGATCCTAATTGGGAACTCAATTTAAGCTCTGTTTTTGTAGGAGTTGAGACCGAATTA GGTCGATATGGAACGCGAAGCACTGCTGCTTTATCTGTAAAGACTACTGGAAATGTAAGCTTCTATGAGAAATACTTGGAGAATGGAGTGTGGAAGGAGCACACTGTTGCTTACAATATAGAGAAGAGACAATGA
- the LOC135581329 gene encoding HMG1/2-like protein isoform X4 has translation MKRVKSKADASKKADNKLSAKKGSERASKKPRKLKAAKDPNKPKRPPSAFFVFMEEFRKSFKEKNPNNKSVSVVGKAGGDKWKSMSEDEKVPYVTKAAKLKTEYAKKLATYNNNQSGGGSYAAGDEDESDKSKSEVNDDEEEEEGRGGR, from the exons atgaaacgggtaaaatCAAAGGCGGATGCCTCCAAGAAGGCCGATAACAA GCTTTCAGCGAAGAAGGGATCGGAACGGGCGAGTAAGAAGCCGAGGAAATTGAAGGCCGCCAAGGATCCCAACAAGCCTAAGAGGCCTCCCAGTGCCTTCTTTGTCTTCAT GGAAGAGTTCCGGAAGTCTTTCAAGGAAAAGAACCCGAATAATAAGTCGGTCTCTGTG GTTGGTAAAGCTGGTGGGGATAAGTGGAAGTCCATGTCAGAAGAT GAGAAGGTTCCCTATGTGACCAAAGCAGCTAAGTTAAAGACGGAGTACGCGAAGAAGTTAGCTACATACAATAATAACCAG TCTGGCGGAGGGAGTTATGCAGCTGGTGATGAAGACGAGTCTGACAAATCCAAGTCTGAGGTGAATGatgatgaagaggaagaagag ggaagaggaggaagatga
- the LOC135581329 gene encoding HMG1/2-like protein isoform X5 — MKRVKSKADASKKADNKLSAKKGSERASKKPRKLKAAKDPNKPKRPPSAFFVFMEEFRKSFKEKNPNNKSVSVEKVPYVTKAAKLKTEYAKKLATYNNNQSGGGSYAAGDEDESDKSKSEVNDDEEEEEGSEEACVIVKIVP, encoded by the exons atgaaacgggtaaaatCAAAGGCGGATGCCTCCAAGAAGGCCGATAACAA GCTTTCAGCGAAGAAGGGATCGGAACGGGCGAGTAAGAAGCCGAGGAAATTGAAGGCCGCCAAGGATCCCAACAAGCCTAAGAGGCCTCCCAGTGCCTTCTTTGTCTTCAT GGAAGAGTTCCGGAAGTCTTTCAAGGAAAAGAACCCGAATAATAAGTCGGTCTCTGTG GAGAAGGTTCCCTATGTGACCAAAGCAGCTAAGTTAAAGACGGAGTACGCGAAGAAGTTAGCTACATACAATAATAACCAG TCTGGCGGAGGGAGTTATGCAGCTGGTGATGAAGACGAGTCTGACAAATCCAAGTCTGAGGTGAATGatgatgaagaggaagaagagggaagtGAAGAGGCTTGTGTGATTGTCAAAATAGTTCCATAG
- the LOC135581329 gene encoding HMG1/2-like protein isoform X1 — MKRVKSKADASKKADNKLSAKKGSERASKKPRKLKAAKDPNKPKRPPSAFFVFMEEFRKSFKEKNPNNKSVSVVGKAGGDKWKSMSEDEKVPYVTKAAKLKTEYAKKLATYNNNQSGGGSYAAGDEDESDKSKSEVNDDEEEEEGSEEACVIVKIVP; from the exons atgaaacgggtaaaatCAAAGGCGGATGCCTCCAAGAAGGCCGATAACAA GCTTTCAGCGAAGAAGGGATCGGAACGGGCGAGTAAGAAGCCGAGGAAATTGAAGGCCGCCAAGGATCCCAACAAGCCTAAGAGGCCTCCCAGTGCCTTCTTTGTCTTCAT GGAAGAGTTCCGGAAGTCTTTCAAGGAAAAGAACCCGAATAATAAGTCGGTCTCTGTG GTTGGTAAAGCTGGTGGGGATAAGTGGAAGTCCATGTCAGAAGAT GAGAAGGTTCCCTATGTGACCAAAGCAGCTAAGTTAAAGACGGAGTACGCGAAGAAGTTAGCTACATACAATAATAACCAG TCTGGCGGAGGGAGTTATGCAGCTGGTGATGAAGACGAGTCTGACAAATCCAAGTCTGAGGTGAATGatgatgaagaggaagaagagggaagtGAAGAGGCTTGTGTGATTGTCAAAATAGTTCCATAG
- the LOC135581329 gene encoding HMG1/2-like protein isoform X3, whose translation MKRVKSKADASKKADNKLSAKKGSERASKKPRKLKAAKDPNKPKRPPSAFFVFMEEFRKSFKEKNPNNKSVSVVGKAGGDKWKSMSEDEKVPYVTKAAKLKTEYAKKLATYNNNQSGGGSYAAGDEDESDKSKSEVNDDEEEEEGKEEDD comes from the exons atgaaacgggtaaaatCAAAGGCGGATGCCTCCAAGAAGGCCGATAACAA GCTTTCAGCGAAGAAGGGATCGGAACGGGCGAGTAAGAAGCCGAGGAAATTGAAGGCCGCCAAGGATCCCAACAAGCCTAAGAGGCCTCCCAGTGCCTTCTTTGTCTTCAT GGAAGAGTTCCGGAAGTCTTTCAAGGAAAAGAACCCGAATAATAAGTCGGTCTCTGTG GTTGGTAAAGCTGGTGGGGATAAGTGGAAGTCCATGTCAGAAGAT GAGAAGGTTCCCTATGTGACCAAAGCAGCTAAGTTAAAGACGGAGTACGCGAAGAAGTTAGCTACATACAATAATAACCAG TCTGGCGGAGGGAGTTATGCAGCTGGTGATGAAGACGAGTCTGACAAATCCAAGTCTGAGGTGAATGatgatgaagaggaagaagagggaa aggaggaagatgacTAA
- the LOC135581329 gene encoding DNA-binding protein MNB1B-like isoform X6 → MKRVKSKADASKKADNKLSAKKGSERASKKPRKLKAAKDPNKPKRPPSAFFVFMEEFRKSFKEKNPNNKSVSVVGKAGGDKWKSMSEDEKVPYVTKAAKLKTEYAKKLATYNNNQSGGGSYAAGDEDESDKSKSEEEEEDD, encoded by the exons atgaaacgggtaaaatCAAAGGCGGATGCCTCCAAGAAGGCCGATAACAA GCTTTCAGCGAAGAAGGGATCGGAACGGGCGAGTAAGAAGCCGAGGAAATTGAAGGCCGCCAAGGATCCCAACAAGCCTAAGAGGCCTCCCAGTGCCTTCTTTGTCTTCAT GGAAGAGTTCCGGAAGTCTTTCAAGGAAAAGAACCCGAATAATAAGTCGGTCTCTGTG GTTGGTAAAGCTGGTGGGGATAAGTGGAAGTCCATGTCAGAAGAT GAGAAGGTTCCCTATGTGACCAAAGCAGCTAAGTTAAAGACGGAGTACGCGAAGAAGTTAGCTACATACAATAATAACCAG TCTGGCGGAGGGAGTTATGCAGCTGGTGATGAAGACGAGTCTGACAAATCCAAGTCTGAG gaagaggaggaagatgacTAA
- the LOC135581329 gene encoding HMG1/2-like protein isoform X2, which translates to MKRVKSKADASKKADNKLSAKKGSERASKKPRKLKAAKDPNKPKRPPSAFFVFMEEFRKSFKEKNPNNKSVSVVGKAGGDKWKSMSEDEKVPYVTKAAKLKTEYAKKLATYNNNQSGGGSYAAGDEDESDKSKSEVNDDEEEEEGSEEACEEEEDD; encoded by the exons atgaaacgggtaaaatCAAAGGCGGATGCCTCCAAGAAGGCCGATAACAA GCTTTCAGCGAAGAAGGGATCGGAACGGGCGAGTAAGAAGCCGAGGAAATTGAAGGCCGCCAAGGATCCCAACAAGCCTAAGAGGCCTCCCAGTGCCTTCTTTGTCTTCAT GGAAGAGTTCCGGAAGTCTTTCAAGGAAAAGAACCCGAATAATAAGTCGGTCTCTGTG GTTGGTAAAGCTGGTGGGGATAAGTGGAAGTCCATGTCAGAAGAT GAGAAGGTTCCCTATGTGACCAAAGCAGCTAAGTTAAAGACGGAGTACGCGAAGAAGTTAGCTACATACAATAATAACCAG TCTGGCGGAGGGAGTTATGCAGCTGGTGATGAAGACGAGTCTGACAAATCCAAGTCTGAGGTGAATGatgatgaagaggaagaagagggaagtGAAGAGGCTTGT gaagaggaggaagatgacTAA
- the LOC135617500 gene encoding uncharacterized protein LOC135617500 yields MTSSPSPATTLLGPPEIRHPPPTSVTAPPPQPPPTPPPTGDPLLDLMDAGFNADPSRPPMGLTENLSPTYISSGDSCLDFFFQVVPGTAAETVAELLSAAWAQDAATALKLACHLRGVRGTGKSDRDGFYAAALWLHRHHPKTLALNLLAIADFGYLKDLPEILHRLIAGDNVRAKAKAERPHRGPQGRCFGRRPCCRQSEKLPPTIKAGTREERIAADLARGKILSAQSTEIRRTKRTEMAIRAIERHTRDPDYRLLYDRVADVFAELLAADLRHLSAGEVAKISLAAKWCPSVDSSYDRSTLLCEAVARRVFPRSSDPDYLSVSDAHYAYRVRDRLRRAVLVPLRRAIDLPEVYMSAGQWSILPYSRVASVAMKNYKKHFLKHDRERFTQYLDDVKKGKAKIAAGALLPHEIVKDSGDEVAELQWKRMVEDLSKIGSLRNCIAVCDVSGSMDGTPMEVSVALGLLISELSEEPWKGRVITFSERPMLHRIEGESLQEKTRFVRMMDWGMNTDFQKVFDKMLDVAVEGRLPADGMVRRVFVFSDMEFDRASPNPWETDYEAIRRKFEESGYGKAVPEVVFWNLRGTSRSTPVVSTQKGVALVSGFSKNMVKLFLEGDGQLSPREVMDSAISGREYEKLVLYD; encoded by the coding sequence ATGACGTCGTCTCCCTCTCCCGCCACCACCCTCCTCGGCCCGCCCGAGATCCGACATCCCCCTCCCACCTCCGTTACCGCGCCACCACCACAACCACCACCAACGCCGCCTCCCACCGGCGACCCCTTGCTTGACCTCATGGATGCAGGTTTCAACGCCGACCCTTCGCGGCCGCCCATGGGCCTCACGGAGAACCTCTCCCCGACCTACATCTCCTCCGGCGACTCCTGCCTCGACTTCTTCTTCCAGGTCGTCCCAGGCACAGCCGCCGAAACGGTGGCCGAGCTACTATCAGCCGCCTGGGCGCAGGACGCCGCTACCGCGCTCAAGCTTGCCTGCCACCTTCGAGGCGTCCGCGGCACTGGCAAGTCCGACCGCGACGGCTTCTATGCCGCTGCCCTCTGGCTCCACCGCCACCACCCTAAGACCCTCGCCCTCAACCTCCTAGCCATCGCCGACTTCGGCTACCTCAAGGATCTGCCGGAGATACTCCACCGCCTGATCGCCGGCGACAACGTTCGAGCGAAGGCCAAGGCCGAGAGGCCGCATCGCGGTCCTCAGGGCCGTTGCTTCGGCCGCCGTCCATGCTGCCGCCAGTCGGAAAAGCTGCCCCCAACGATAAAGGCAGGGACGAGGGAAGAGAGAATTGCCGCCGATTTGGCCAGGGGCAAGATCTTGTCGGCGCAGTCGACGGAGATCCGGCGGACGAAGCGCACGGAGATGGCGATCAGGGCCATCGAGCGGCACACTCGCGACCCCGACTACCGGTTGCTCTACGACCGCGTGGCGGACGTCTTTGCCGAGCTTCTCGCTGCCGACCTCCGCCACCTGAGCGCCGGCGAGGTCGCAAAGATCTCCCTCGCCGCCAAGTGGTGCCCCTCGGTCGACTCCTCCTACGATCGCTCCACCCTCCTCTGCGAGGCCGTTGCGCGCCGCGTCTTCCCCCGGAGCTCCGATCCCGACTACCTTTCCGTCTCGGACGCACACTATGCCTACCGCGTCCGCGACCGCCTCCGTCGCGCGGTTCTCGTCCCCCTTCGCCGGGCCATCGACCTCCCGGAGGTGTACATGAGCGCCGGCCAGTGGAGCATCCTCCCCTACAGCCGCGTCGCATCCGTGGCCATGAAGAACTACAAAAAGCACTTCTTGAAGCACGATCGCGAGCGCTTCACCCAATACCTCGACGATGTCAAGAAGGGGAAGGCCAAGATCGCCGCCGGCGCGCTCCTGCCCCACGAGATAGTCAAGGACTCCGGCGACGAGGTCGCGGAGCTGCAGTGGAAGCGGATGGTCGAAGACCTATCCAAAATAGGGAGCCTGCGGAACTGCATCGCCGTGTGCGATGTCTCCGGCAGCATGGACGGCACGCCGATGGAGGTCAGCGTCGCGCTCGGGCTTCTGATATCCGAGCTGAGCGAAGAGCCATGGAAGGGCCGAGTGATCACGTTCAGCGAGAGGCCGATGCTACACCGCATCGAGGGGGAGTCGCTGCAGGAGAAGACGCGGTTCGTGCGGATGATGGACTGGGGGATGAATACGGACTTCCAGAAGGTGTTCGACAAAATGCTGGACGTGGCGGTGGAGGGGAGGCTGCCGGCAGACGGGATGGTGCGGAGGGTGTTCGTGTTCAGCGACATGGAATTCGACCGGGCGTCGCCGAATCCATGGGAGACGGACTACGAGGCGATCAGGAGGAAGTTTGAGGAGAGCGGGTACGGGAAGGCGGTGCCGGAGGTGGTGTTCTGGAACCTTAGGGGCACGTCGAGATCGACGCCGGTGGTTTCGACGCAGAAGGGGGTGGCGCTGGTGAGCGGCTTCTCCAAGAATATGGTCAAGTTGTTCCTGGAAGGGGATGGGCAGCTCAGCCCGCGGGAGGTGATGGACTCGGCGATCTCCGGCCGGGAGTACGAGAAGCTCGTGTTGTACGACTGA